The Pan troglodytes isolate AG18354 chromosome 8, NHGRI_mPanTro3-v2.0_pri, whole genome shotgun sequence genome window below encodes:
- the LOC134807093 gene encoding putative uncharacterized protein FLJ44672, translated as MQPGETAVPAEAAMWEAEAGPPQIGLSRPTCSLPASSPGPALPPGCVSRPDSGLPTPSLDSAPAQLPAALVGPPLPQAKLPRPSSGLTVASPGSAPALRWQGRWAPLGPAWASRRPLQAQIVLKSASPGPAPASRRPLQAQVVVKSAWNWAWKSSKSAFPGPAPSSRRPLQVQNFLESASPGPAPPASQWPLSAQTSSWLLAAFPGPAFDFWWPLQAQKLTSSGPLQARPPASRRPAWAWTHSRLTADSPCPASSCLIAASRVQSSCLSAASAGPAPACQRPL; from the coding sequence ATGCAGCCAGGAGAAACAGCtgtgcctgcagaggccgccatgtgggaggcggaggccggGCCTCCTCAAATcggcctctccagacccacttgcagcctcccggcgtcctccccgggcccagctcttcctcccggctgtgtctccaggcctgactctggcctcccaacaccgtctttggactcagctcctgcccagctcccagcggCCCTGGTAGGCCCACCACTTCcccaagccaagctccccaggcccagctcaggcctcacggtggcctctccaggctcagctcctgccctccgatggcaaggtcggtgggctcctctaggcccagcttgggcctcccggcggcctctgcaggcccaaatcgtcctgaagtcggcctctccaggcccagctccggcctcccggcggcctctgcaggcccaagtcgtcGTCAAGTCGGCCTGGAattgggcctggaagagcagcaagtcggccttcccgggcccagctccgtcctctcggcggcctctccaggtgcaaaacttcctcgagtcagcctctccaggcccagctcctcctgcctcccagtggcctctttcagccCAGACCAGCTCATGGCTCTtggcggccttcccaggccccgcttttgacttttggtggcctcttcaggcccagaaGTTGACCTCCAGTGGGCCTTTgcaggcccggcctcctgcctctcgaaGGCCTGCATGGGCCTGGACTCACAGCAGACTCACAGCGgactctccatgcccagctagctcTTGCCTCATTGCGGCCTCCcgagtccaaagctcctgcctctcggccgcttcggcaggcccagctcccgcctgccagcggcctctttag